From Triticum urartu cultivar G1812 chromosome 2, Tu2.1, whole genome shotgun sequence, a single genomic window includes:
- the LOC125534616 gene encoding uncharacterized protein LOC125534616: protein MESVEVTAASGSSGRAGIIVWTNSMTKTILGFLAGLVADGKRTSSGFRDVHHRQCAAVLNEQFKLSVTGDQVKNHLKKWRKIWGRVANLKNLSGALWDEDTCTIRLSEEHYAGHCMTRKADAPFLNTPIEHYHAMASIYGTMGAKGQNARSGNDLLSIDLKDEENGEVNTSPNVGESCDPKAPPKKKAKIKHVVEDPLVITLKDGFKLVAEALVKSSGDDDDIPDDLWDVISTLPDFQEEHLAHYYAHLVDNPKTARAFMKLTQINKSVWVSRYVKKNF, encoded by the exons ATGGAGAGTGTTGAAGTCACCGCTGCAAGTGGGAGCTCCGGGAGAGCTGGGATCATTGTATGGACCAATTCGATGACGAAAACCATTCTTGGTTTTTTGGCTGGTCTTGTTGCTGATGGGAAGAGAACTTCAAGTGGATTCAGGGATGTGCATCATAGACAATGTGCTGCTGTTTTGAATGAGCAATTCAAGCTTTCTGTCACCGGAGATCAAGTCAAAAACCATCTCAAGAAGTGGAGGAAGATATGGGGAAGGGTAGCCAACTTGAAGAATTTAAGTGGAGCTCTATGGGATGAAGACACTTGCACAATTAGGCTCAGCGAGGAGCACTATGCAGGGCATTGTATG ACCCGCAAAGCTGATGCCCCCTTCTTGAATACACCAATTGAACACTATCATGCCATGGCTTCCATTTATGGGACAATGGGGGCCAAGGGGCAGAATGCTAGGTCTGGCAACGATCTTCTTTCTATTGATCTCAAAGACGAGGAGAATGGTGAGGTGAACACGTCACCAAATGTTGGTGAGTCTTGTGACCCCAAAGCACCACCCAAAAAGAAGGCTAAGATAAAGCACGTTGTTGAGGATCCACTAGTTATCACTCTCAAAGATGGGTTCAAACTTGTGGCTGAAGCGCTTGTGAAGTCTAGTGGAGATGATGATGACATACCCGATGACCTTTGGGATGTAATATCAACACTGCCAGATTTTCAAGAAGAGCACCTAGCCCACTACTATGCTCATCTTGTGGACAACCCCAAGACTGCAAGAGCCTTCATGAAACTTACGCAAATCAACAAGTCTGTTTGGGTGAGTAGGTATGTCAAGAAGAACTTCTAA
- the LOC125538526 gene encoding disease resistance protein RGA4-like, with product MEFGVATFSAVAAVVISKLCVVMENILKKVPEIRADVRCIKEDLEAIEAAIELHGLNREHVIFIAQLRRLAYDIEDCIDRFDAKKMVLKDFAKEIVLLKETSTNTTNRIQNFNFLAEEDDRIAQGQGAADVPAELQNLGDYNPNCLLYLCLFPRNHQVRTKPLARRWLAEGLVQGEHLAVKNMKILTNSSIFSSIQRSNNGEVRRCQPTNETFRYISQQSVSENFVLFCDGAAQPSQGKSLQAQVARRLSVHPSANVQLNLPQDLSRLRTLAVFPAGEVNLASYEDVLDFARYQVLRVLDLKECTHLSEEHLRDIWSQVLIKYLSINLGSIAEINSSIKHLDQLETLDLSGSQTVTVFKEVLLLPKLKHLFGRFQLSKRDTFTPGWLLTSGLQEFLKRKSKLETLAGFVTNERLGFPQLLNLMKQLRKVKIWFESDASERNVKVLSKSITEFIGAGVTQPDLNRSLSIEFEECSGKYANNISQVAGILASLKLRGNLAQFPPFVAGLSAIEELCLWSTGLSWEVIRAGLSRVRGLKYLKLIEDNLGRLDILSEAEHLKAIERICVVCKQRLEVAIAARPLPNLVSLHILCQDLHRILDNPLVEITRMAKLQEVALHHQVDDTTKDELRRIAYGHPNTPKVLFLEYLQ from the exons ATGGAGTTTGGTGTAGCCACATTTAGCGCGGTAGCTGCCGTCGTCATCTCGAAGCTCTGCGTGGTGATGGAAAATATTTTAAAGAAGGTCCCGGAAATTAGAGCTGATGTTAGGTGCATCAAAGAGGATCTGGAGGCGATCGAAGCTGCCATTGAACTTCATGGTCTCAATCGCGAACATGTCA TATTCATTGCACAGCTGAGGCGGCTGGCATATGACATCGAAGACTGCATCGACCGCTTCGATGCCAAGAAGATGGTCCTCAAGGATTTTGCCAAAGAGATTGTCCTACTCAAGGAAACATCGACTAATACGACCAACAGGATACAGAACTTCAATTTCCTTGCAGAAGAGGATGACAGGATTGCACAAGGGCAAGGGGCTGCTGATGTCCCCGCAGAGCTTCAGAATCTCGGTGATTATAACCCCAACTGCTTGCTATATTTGTGCTTGTTCCCTCGTAATCATCAAGTCAGGACTAAGCCCCTAGCAAGGAGATGGCTGGCCGAAGGACTAGTACAAGGAGAACATCTCGCAGTCAAAAATATGAAAATTCTCACCAACTCGAGTATCTTCAGTTCCATCCAGAGAAGCAACAATGGGGAGGTAAGGAGATGCCAACCTACCAACGAGACGTTCCGGTACATCTCCCAACAGTCGGTATCAGAGAATTTCGTATTGTTCTGTGATGGCGCGGCCCAACCATCGCAGGGGAAATCATTGCAGGCCCAAGTCGCCCGCAGGCTGTCTGTGCATCCTTCTGCAAACGTGCAACTGAATTTGCCTCAGGATCTGTCTCGTCTCCGGACCCTGGCGGTATTCCCTGCAGGTGAGGTGAATCTCGCCAGTTATGAAGATGTTTTAGATTTTGCCAGGTATCAAGTCCTGCGGGTGTTGGATCTGAAAGAATGTACTCACCTGAGCGAAGAACATCTCAGAGATATCTGGAGCCAGGTGCTCATCAAATATCTGAGCATCAATTTGGGCAGCATTGCTGAGATTAATAGCTCAATCAAGCACCTGGATCAGTTAGAGACACTCGACCTGAGTGGAAGCCAAACTGTGACGGTGTTCAAAGAAGTCCTCCTGCTGCCCAAATTGAAGCACCTCTTTGGGAGGTTCCAGCTTTCCAAAAGAGATACCTTCACTCCGGGATGGTTACTAACATCAGGTCTACAAGAGTTCCTGAAACGTAAGAGTAAGCTGGAGACGCTGGCAGGATTTGTCACCAATGAGAGACTAGGATTTCCACAACTGTTGAATCTTATGAAGCAATTGCGGAAGGTGAAGATATGGTTCGAATCCGACGCTAGCGAAAGAAACGTGAAAGTTCTTTCAAAATCCATTACGGAATTCATTGGTGCTGGTGTCACTCAGCCTGATCTTAATCGGTCCCTTTCCATTGAATTCGAAGAATGCTCGGGAAAGTACGCGAATAATATCAGCCAAGTTGCCGGCATACTCGCCTCGCTCAAGCTGCGCGGCAACCTCGCCCAATTCCCTCCGTTTGTTGCAGGGCTTAGTGCTATCGAGGAGCTGTGCCTTTGGTCCACTGGTCTGAGCTGGGAGGTTATTCGAGCCGGGCTGAGCAGGGTGAGGGGACTGAAATATCTCAAGCTTATTGAAGATAACCTTGGGCGCCTCGACATACTGTCTGAAGCTGAGCACCTCAAAGCCATTGAGCGGATATGCGTCGTGTGCAAGCAAAGGCTGGAAGTAGCGATCGCAGCTCGCCCGCTGCCGAATCTTGTGTCACTTCATATCCTCTGCCAAGATCTGCACCGTATTCTTGATAATCCCCTCGTCGAAATCACACGCATGGCAAAACTCCAGGAAGTCGCGCTCCATCATCAAGTCGACGATACCACAAAAGATGAACTCCGACGAATTGCGTATGGCCATCCTAATACGCCCAAAGTTTTGTTCCTCGAATATCTCCAATAA